The Christensenella timonensis DNA segment GCAGTATTATGAAAATATACGACGTTTCCGAAGAACTGACCGTCGATAACTGGGATGAGTATAACATGTTGATAGCAGAAAAATATAAATCTGCAGAGTGGCAAATCGGTTTATTGAAAGACATTTGTAATTACGACAAGGTTATCCTGGATGCGTATTGGAATCCGGGCGACGACAACGGACATCCGGATCTATTTGCGACAACATTTCGGGTGGATCCTGAGTTTTTCGGATACGATAGAACTGCCCTTGACCATGATGGCTTTAATACATATACACATTATGGAAAATCTTTTAACAATATTGATGACTTTATGGAATTCGTCTATATTCTTGTGAGAGAGCACATTGAGGCGGGAAGCGTTTGCATTAAGAACGCAATAGCATATGACAGGAATATAGACTACAGGAGTGTGAATAGAGCAGACGCGAATAAGGTGTTTGAAAAAAAGGATTACGACAAAAAGGATATATTGAATTTCCAGGATTACTTTTTTGACGGCGTCTGCAAACTTGCAGCGGAATTAGACGTTCCAATCCAGTGTCATACGGGAATGGGGCAGCTCGGAAATACGAGAGCGATTAATATGCTTCATGTTATAAAAGAAAATCCGAAGACGAAGTTTTCCTTGATGCATGGCAGCTTTCCGTGGTGTTCTGATATACTTGCATATTTGGATATGTATCCTAATGTATTTTCTGATATTGTATGGTTGCCGTCACTATCGCCTACAACCGCAAAATATATGCTGCACCAGTTGATTGAAGTGGGAACCTCTGACCGAGTGGTGTGGGGATGCGATACGTGGAATTCGGAGGAAAGCTATGCGGCAAAATTGACCATGGCAGATACCCTGGCCTGTGTATTGGACGAAAAAATCGAAAATGGATATTTCACTTTGACAGATGCGTATCAGGTGATTGAAAATATCATGTACAACAATGCAAAATGCTTGTTTAAGATAAAATAAATGACGATTGAAGCCGCACCCTTCGCAGGCATGACCTTATAGAATCCAGCCGATATGATGAGGCCACGGCCAATCATCAATCATTCATATTGTTGCTGATAGCAGTTATAAGGCGGAAAATTGCTACTTACCCTCCTGCCAGACAATAAAAACCGTTCTGTACGGAAAAGCAGAACGGTTTTTTGTCATCCCTGTATAATGCGTAATGCTTCGGGACATTTTTCATGAATTGATGGTTGACAAATGAAAAGGGCTCTGGTACTATAAAAACAATAAAATTATATAAAACATATATGTTTAATATGTTTTATATAGGGACGGAGGACTTGATGGACTGGCATAAGGTGCAAAAATCCAGATCGGCAAGGGAACGAATGCGGCGATGTTGTAACGGGAAAAACAGGAAATAAAGATACCTGTATGCAAGGATGCATCCAGGAAAACCACACGGCTTGACCAAATAAGGAGAAAAACAATGAGCACTTTTAAAGACAGGGAAGTAAAGTTCGAGACCTTGCAACTGCACGTAGGACAGGAACAGGCTGATCCGGTAACGGATTCGCGCGCTGTGCCCATTTACCAGACGACGTCATATGTGTTCCACGACAGCGATCACGCACAGGCGCGGTTCGGGCTTGCGGATGCGGGGAATATTTACGGAAGGCTGACAAACCCCACGCAGGATATTTTTGAAAAAAGGATCGCTGCGCTGGAGGGAGGAACGGCCGCGCTGGCGGTTGCTTCTGGCGCGGCGGCAGTGACATATGCGATACAGAACCTGGCTTCGGCGGGAGACCATATCGTATCTGCCAAGACGGTCTATGGCGGGACATACAACCTGCTGGCACATACGCTTCCGCAGTATGGTATTACGGCCACGTTTGTCGATCCGGATGAGGAAGGAAGTTTTGAGGAAGCCATACAGGAGAATACGAAGGCGATTTTTATCGAGACGATGGGAAACCCGAACGCTAGCCTGATCGACGTGGAAAAGGTCGCGGGCATTGCACATCAGAACAACATACCGCTTGTGGTGGATAATACTTTTGCAACGCCGTATCTGTTCCGTCCTATAGAGCATGGCGCAGACATCGTCGTACATTCGGCGACAAAGTTCATCGGAGGGCATGGAACGACAATTGGCGGCGTGATCGTTGAAGGAGGCAGCTTTGACTGGAAGGCGAGCGGGAAATTCAAGAGCCTGGTGGAGCCCAACCCGAGCTACCACGGTTTGAGCTTTGTGGATGCAGCGGGCCCGGCGGCGTTTGTGACAAAGATACGCGCGATCCTGCTGCGCGATATGGGCGCTACGTTATCTCCTATCCATGCCTTCATTTTCCTGCAGGGATTGGAAACGCTTTCCCTGCGCGTGGAAAGGCATGCTTACAACACAAAAAAGGTGGTCGAATACCTGAATCAGCATCCAAAAATCGAACGGGTAAACCATCCTTCGCTTGCACAGAGCGGGTACAGCAAGCTTTATAAGAGGTATTTTCCCAATGGAGGGGGTTCCATTTTTACGATTGAGGTCAAAGGCGGCGCGAAAGAGGCACGCGACTTTATCGACAGGCTGAAGATATTTTCACTGCTCGCAAATGTAGCGGACGTAAAATCCTTAGTGATCCATCCGGCGAGCACGACACATTCGCAGCTTACCGGGGAGGAGCTTTTGGAGCAGGGGATCAAGCCGAATACGGTGCGGCTGTCGATCGGGACGGAGCATATCGATGATATCCTCTATGATTTGGAACAG contains these protein-coding regions:
- a CDS encoding amidohydrolase family protein; its protein translation is MSKFYQELYEAILALPTINTHSHHMEDEKFERFDLDQILRTSYVDWCKVPFDSSKKSRQEYLEKVKYKSFFRGLQRSIMKIYDVSEELTVDNWDEYNMLIAEKYKSAEWQIGLLKDICNYDKVILDAYWNPGDDNGHPDLFATTFRVDPEFFGYDRTALDHDGFNTYTHYGKSFNNIDDFMEFVYILVREHIEAGSVCIKNAIAYDRNIDYRSVNRADANKVFEKKDYDKKDILNFQDYFFDGVCKLAAELDVPIQCHTGMGQLGNTRAINMLHVIKENPKTKFSLMHGSFPWCSDILAYLDMYPNVFSDIVWLPSLSPTTAKYMLHQLIEVGTSDRVVWGCDTWNSEESYAAKLTMADTLACVLDEKIENGYFTLTDAYQVIENIMYNNAKCLFKIK
- a CDS encoding O-acetylhomoserine aminocarboxypropyltransferase/cysteine synthase family protein, which produces MSTFKDREVKFETLQLHVGQEQADPVTDSRAVPIYQTTSYVFHDSDHAQARFGLADAGNIYGRLTNPTQDIFEKRIAALEGGTAALAVASGAAAVTYAIQNLASAGDHIVSAKTVYGGTYNLLAHTLPQYGITATFVDPDEEGSFEEAIQENTKAIFIETMGNPNASLIDVEKVAGIAHQNNIPLVVDNTFATPYLFRPIEHGADIVVHSATKFIGGHGTTIGGVIVEGGSFDWKASGKFKSLVEPNPSYHGLSFVDAAGPAAFVTKIRAILLRDMGATLSPIHAFIFLQGLETLSLRVERHAYNTKKVVEYLNQHPKIERVNHPSLAQSGYSKLYKRYFPNGGGSIFTIEVKGGAKEARDFIDRLKIFSLLANVADVKSLVIHPASTTHSQLTGEELLEQGIKPNTVRLSIGTEHIDDILYDLEQALL